A window of the Bradyrhizobium diazoefficiens genome harbors these coding sequences:
- a CDS encoding TIGR01459 family HAD-type hydrolase, producing the protein MTTLHFARSLRELVGGVDVVLSDIWGVVHNGLESFPEACEALHTYRSRGGTVILITNAPRPADSVQRQLRKLGVADETYDAIVSSGDLTRLYVAEHPGRKMFWLGPERDNSIYRGLDATTAPLEEADYIVCTGLYDDETETAEDYRGMMLKARERKLTLVCANPDIVVERGDRLIYCAGAIAELYRELGGEVIFYGKPHRPIYERAMTLAGERQGHPIDRKKVLAIGDSVRTDLTGAREFGIDCLFVTRGIHAEEFEGLDQLDPKSVTELFGHPPKALMRELKW; encoded by the coding sequence ATGACCACGCTGCATTTCGCCCGAAGCCTGCGCGAGCTCGTGGGCGGGGTCGATGTCGTGCTCAGCGACATCTGGGGCGTCGTCCATAACGGGCTGGAATCGTTCCCCGAAGCCTGCGAGGCGCTGCACACCTATCGCAGCCGCGGCGGTACGGTGATCCTGATCACCAACGCGCCGCGCCCGGCCGACTCCGTGCAGCGGCAATTGCGCAAGCTCGGCGTCGCCGACGAGACCTATGACGCGATCGTCTCCTCGGGCGATTTGACGCGACTCTATGTCGCCGAGCACCCCGGACGAAAAATGTTCTGGCTCGGACCCGAGCGCGACAACTCGATCTATCGCGGCCTCGATGCGACGACCGCGCCGCTGGAAGAGGCCGACTACATCGTCTGCACCGGCCTCTATGACGACGAGACCGAGACCGCGGAAGACTATCGCGGCATGATGCTGAAGGCGCGCGAGCGCAAGCTGACGCTGGTCTGTGCCAACCCCGACATCGTGGTCGAGCGCGGCGACCGGCTGATCTATTGCGCCGGCGCGATCGCCGAGCTGTATCGTGAGCTTGGCGGCGAGGTGATCTTCTACGGCAAGCCGCACCGGCCGATCTACGAGCGCGCCATGACGCTCGCGGGCGAGCGCCAGGGCCACCCGATCGACCGGAAAAAGGTGCTGGCGATCGGCGATTCCGTCCGCACCGACCTGACCGGCGCGCGCGAATTCGGCATCGACTGCCTGTTCGTCACCCGCGGCATCCATGCCGAGGAGTTCGAGGGCCTCGACCAGCTCGATCCCAAGTCAGTGACGGAATTGTTCGGCCACCCACCGAAGGCGCTGATGCGCGAATTGAAGTGGTGA
- a CDS encoding response regulator, producing the protein MAVDLSMPVLVVDDYSTMIRIIRNLLKQLGFDNIDDASDGSAALNKMRGKKYGLVISDWNMEPMTGYDLLREVRADPNLATTPFIMITAESKTENVIAAKKAGVNNYIVKPFNAATLKTKIEAVFPDMASA; encoded by the coding sequence ATGGCGGTTGATTTGTCGATGCCGGTTCTGGTGGTGGATGACTACAGCACCATGATCCGTATCATCCGGAATCTGCTGAAGCAGCTTGGCTTCGATAATATCGATGATGCCAGCGACGGTTCGGCGGCGCTGAACAAGATGCGCGGCAAGAAGTACGGGCTCGTGATTTCAGACTGGAACATGGAGCCGATGACGGGTTACGACCTGCTCCGCGAAGTGCGGGCAGATCCGAACCTCGCCACCACGCCTTTCATCATGATCACGGCGGAATCGAAGACCGAGAACGTGATCGCGGCCAAGAAGGCCGGCGTGAACAACTACATCGTCAAGCCGTTCAACGCGGCGACGCTGAAGACCAAGATCGAGGCGGTCTTCCCCGACATGGCGAGCGCGTAA
- a CDS encoding bifunctional riboflavin kinase/FAD synthetase encodes MAPQFTVIRDTTPDSAILKGAVVAMGNFDGVHLGHRAVIAAALEMGRTHGRPALALTFEPHPRRFFSPNTPQFRLTDERAKLRLLAGTGLAGAVVMTFDKARAGTSAQDFIHHDLIGRLGVKGIAVGYDFHFGKGRVGSPSLLANEAPRLGIEIDVQPHVDIDERPVSSSAIRIALAEGQVEEATTMLGAPWFITGEVIHGERRGRDLGYPTANIRLDANCGLKHGIYAVRVGRGPERLNGVASFGRRPTFDNGAPLLEIFLFDFKGDLYGQALDCAFVGFIREELKFNDIEALIRQMDDDSARARAMLAAAPDAFPRLGAVD; translated from the coding sequence ATGGCCCCGCAATTTACCGTTATCCGCGATACCACGCCGGATTCTGCGATCCTGAAGGGGGCGGTGGTCGCCATGGGCAATTTCGACGGGGTTCACCTCGGTCACCGGGCCGTCATTGCCGCCGCCTTGGAAATGGGCCGGACGCATGGCCGCCCTGCGCTGGCGCTGACCTTCGAGCCGCATCCGCGCCGGTTTTTCAGCCCCAACACCCCGCAATTTCGCCTGACCGACGAACGGGCCAAGCTGCGGCTTCTGGCCGGGACCGGACTTGCCGGCGCCGTGGTCATGACCTTCGACAAGGCCCGCGCCGGCACCAGCGCGCAAGATTTCATTCACCATGACCTGATCGGACGCCTCGGCGTCAAGGGAATCGCGGTCGGCTACGACTTCCATTTCGGCAAAGGACGCGTCGGCTCTCCGAGCCTGCTGGCCAACGAAGCGCCCCGGCTCGGCATCGAGATCGACGTGCAGCCGCATGTCGATATCGACGAGCGGCCGGTCTCCTCCAGCGCTATCCGGATCGCACTCGCCGAGGGGCAGGTCGAAGAGGCCACCACCATGCTGGGCGCGCCCTGGTTCATCACCGGCGAGGTCATCCATGGCGAAAGGCGCGGCCGCGACCTCGGCTATCCCACCGCCAACATCCGGCTTGACGCCAATTGCGGCCTGAAGCACGGCATCTATGCCGTGCGGGTCGGCCGCGGGCCCGAGCGTCTGAACGGGGTGGCGAGCTTCGGCCGCCGGCCGACCTTTGATAATGGCGCGCCGCTGCTCGAAATCTTCCTGTTCGACTTCAAGGGCGACCTTTACGGGCAGGCGCTGGACTGCGCCTTTGTCGGCTTCATCCGCGAGGAGCTGAAATTCAACGATATCGAAGCCCTGATCCGTCAGATGGACGACGATTCCGCCCGCGCCCGCGCCATGCTGGCCGCCGCCCCGGACGCCTTTCCGCGGCTCGGGGCCGTCGATTGA
- the ileS gene encoding isoleucine--tRNA ligase — translation MSEKPQKSQKSEVKDYSKTLFLPQTEFPMRAGLPQREPEILKRWYEIGLYEKLRQAAKGRDKFVLHDGPPYANGNIHIGTALNKILKDLVTKSQQMLGFDSNYVPGWDCHGLPIEWKVEEEHYRKKGKQKPDFRDSAAMIDFRKECRAYATHWLNVQREEFKRLGVIGDWAHPYATMNYPAEAQIARELMKFAANGTLYRGSKPVMWSVVEKTALAEAEVEYEDYTSDMVWVKFPVRFSAGDTQQEARDLLHASIVIWTTTPWTLPGNRAISFSPKIACGLYKVTEAPADNWAKTGDLLILADALAGEVLKQARVAAYEMVRAVPPDDLAIMSCQHPLKGFAGGYDFIVPLLAGDHVTDDTGTGFVHTAPSHGREDFDVWTANTRELDARGINSAIPYTVDENGAYTDQAPGFTGKRVINDKGEKGDANEAVIKALVEKGMLLARGRLKHQYPHSWRSKKPVIFRNTPQWFIAMDRDIRGGDHDRAWNVSAGRAAGYFDALDPNHPPSERWDTLRKRALHAISVTQWVPPSGENRINGMIEARPDWVISRQRAWGVPIAVFVREKGDGSAEVLQDEAVNTRIGDAFAEEGADAWYALGARERFLGPRASEDWQKVDDILDVWFDSGSTHAFVLEDPVQFPGLAGIKRKVDGGTDTVMYLEGSDQHRGWFHSSLLESCGTRGRAPYDIVLTHGFTQAEDGRKMSKSLGNTIEPQAVIKESGADILRLWVASCDYTDDQRIGPEILKNTVETYRKLRNTVRWMLGTLHHYKPADAVAPAEMPELERLMLHELALRAELVRKAYETFDFKSVVATLSAFLNSELSAFYFDIRKDALYCDPPSSLTRKAALTTIDLLCKSILKWLAPVLSFTAEEGWRMYKPDAEPSVHLTLFPEGLEQFRDDKLAAKWETIRDVRRVVTGALELERAAKNIGSSLEASPVIYVADRDMLATLFDTDLAEICITSNYEVREGEAPASAFRLDAVPGVAVVVEKAVGTKCARSWKISPTVGEDPEYPDVTPRDAKALREWKALGVSV, via the coding sequence ATGTCCGAAAAGCCGCAAAAGTCCCAAAAGTCTGAAGTCAAAGACTATTCGAAAACCCTGTTCCTGCCGCAGACCGAATTCCCGATGCGCGCCGGCCTGCCGCAGCGCGAGCCGGAAATCCTCAAGCGCTGGTACGAGATCGGCCTCTACGAGAAGCTGCGCCAAGCTGCGAAGGGCCGTGACAAGTTCGTGCTGCATGACGGCCCGCCATACGCCAACGGCAACATCCACATCGGCACGGCGCTGAACAAGATCCTCAAGGATCTCGTCACCAAGAGCCAGCAGATGCTCGGCTTCGATTCCAACTACGTGCCGGGCTGGGACTGTCACGGCCTGCCGATCGAGTGGAAGGTGGAGGAAGAGCACTATCGCAAGAAGGGCAAGCAGAAGCCCGACTTCCGCGACAGCGCCGCGATGATCGATTTCCGGAAAGAGTGCCGCGCCTACGCGACGCACTGGCTCAACGTGCAGCGCGAGGAGTTCAAGCGACTCGGCGTGATCGGCGACTGGGCTCATCCCTACGCCACCATGAACTATCCGGCCGAAGCCCAGATCGCGCGCGAGCTGATGAAGTTCGCTGCCAACGGCACGCTCTATCGCGGCTCAAAGCCAGTGATGTGGAGTGTGGTCGAGAAGACCGCGCTGGCAGAGGCCGAGGTCGAGTACGAGGACTATACGTCGGATATGGTCTGGGTGAAATTCCCGGTGAGATTTTCCGCGGGTGATACGCAGCAAGAAGCTCGCGATTTGCTGCACGCCTCTATCGTCATTTGGACTACAACACCATGGACACTCCCGGGCAATCGCGCCATCTCGTTCTCGCCGAAGATCGCCTGTGGCCTCTATAAGGTGACCGAGGCACCGGCCGACAATTGGGCCAAGACTGGCGATCTCCTGATCCTCGCCGATGCGCTGGCCGGGGAGGTGCTCAAGCAGGCGCGGGTGGCGGCTTACGAAATGGTTCGCGCTGTTCCCCCGGATGACCTCGCCATCATGTCGTGCCAGCATCCGCTAAAGGGCTTCGCCGGCGGCTACGATTTCATCGTGCCGCTGCTTGCCGGCGACCACGTCACCGACGACACCGGGACCGGCTTCGTGCACACCGCACCAAGCCACGGCCGCGAGGATTTCGACGTCTGGACGGCCAACACGCGCGAGCTCGATGCCCGCGGCATCAACAGCGCGATCCCCTACACCGTCGACGAGAACGGCGCCTATACCGACCAGGCGCCAGGCTTCACCGGCAAGCGCGTCATCAACGACAAGGGCGAGAAGGGTGACGCCAACGAGGCCGTAATCAAGGCGCTCGTCGAGAAAGGCATGCTGCTCGCGCGCGGCCGGCTCAAGCACCAATATCCGCACTCCTGGCGCTCCAAGAAGCCGGTGATCTTCCGCAACACCCCGCAATGGTTCATCGCGATGGACAGGGACATTCGTGGTGGAGATCACGACAGAGCATGGAATGTCAGCGCAGGTCGCGCCGCAGGGTATTTCGATGCTTTGGACCCAAATCATCCACCGAGCGAGAGATGGGACACTCTTAGAAAGCGCGCGCTGCACGCGATCTCGGTCACGCAGTGGGTACCGCCCTCCGGCGAGAACCGCATCAACGGCATGATCGAGGCCCGCCCCGACTGGGTGATCTCGCGTCAGCGCGCCTGGGGCGTGCCGATCGCCGTGTTCGTCCGCGAGAAGGGCGACGGCTCGGCCGAGGTCCTGCAGGACGAGGCCGTCAACACCCGCATCGGCGACGCCTTCGCAGAGGAAGGTGCGGATGCCTGGTACGCTCTGGGCGCGCGCGAGCGCTTCCTGGGACCGCGTGCCAGCGAGGACTGGCAGAAGGTCGACGACATTCTCGACGTCTGGTTTGATTCCGGATCGACCCACGCCTTTGTGCTCGAAGACCCCGTGCAATTCCCCGGCCTTGCCGGCATCAAGCGCAAGGTCGACGGCGGCACCGATACGGTGATGTACCTGGAAGGATCGGACCAGCATCGCGGCTGGTTCCACTCCTCGCTGCTGGAGAGCTGCGGCACGCGGGGCCGCGCGCCCTACGATATCGTGCTGACCCACGGCTTCACCCAGGCCGAGGACGGCCGCAAGATGTCGAAGTCGCTCGGCAACACCATCGAGCCGCAGGCCGTCATCAAGGAATCTGGCGCCGACATCCTGAGACTCTGGGTCGCGTCCTGCGATTACACCGACGATCAGCGCATCGGCCCCGAGATCCTGAAGAACACGGTCGAGACCTACCGCAAGCTGCGCAACACCGTGCGCTGGATGCTCGGCACGCTGCATCACTACAAGCCGGCCGACGCGGTCGCGCCCGCCGAGATGCCCGAGCTCGAGCGGCTGATGCTGCATGAGCTCGCGCTCCGCGCCGAACTGGTCCGCAAGGCCTATGAGACCTTCGACTTCAAGAGCGTGGTCGCCACGCTGTCCGCCTTCCTGAACAGCGAGCTCTCCGCATTCTATTTCGATATCCGCAAGGACGCGCTCTATTGCGATCCGCCGTCCTCGCTGACGCGCAAGGCGGCGCTGACCACGATCGACCTGTTGTGCAAATCGATCCTGAAATGGCTGGCGCCGGTGCTGAGCTTCACCGCGGAAGAAGGCTGGCGCATGTACAAGCCCGATGCCGAGCCGTCGGTGCATCTGACGCTGTTCCCGGAAGGCCTCGAACAATTCCGCGACGACAAGCTCGCCGCGAAATGGGAGACCATCCGCGACGTCCGCCGCGTCGTCACCGGCGCGCTGGAGCTCGAACGTGCCGCCAAGAACATCGGCTCCTCGCTCGAGGCCTCGCCGGTGATCTATGTCGCCGACCGCGACATGCTGGCGACGTTGTTCGACACCGATCTCGCCGAGATCTGCATCACCTCGAACTACGAGGTGCGTGAGGGCGAGGCGCCGGCCTCCGCATTCCGTCTCGATGCCGTGCCCGGCGTCGCGGTCGTGGTGGAGAAGGCCGTCGGCACCAAATGCGCCCGCTCCTGGAAGATCTCGCCGACCGTGGGTGAAGACCCTGAATATCCCGACGTCACCCCGCGCGACGCTAAGGCGCTGCGCGAATGGAAGGCGTTGGGCGTGAGCGTCTGA
- the lspA gene encoding signal peptidase II, translated as MTPLRAGILAAMVTLVADQASKLWLLNGFDLARQGVVKVMPFFDLVLAWNIGISFGWLQNDGQAAQFALMAVKVVAVIALAIWMARSQTRLATVALGLIIGGAIGNGIDRLAYGAVVDFALFHIEIGGNTYNWYVFNLADVAIVAGVAALLYDSFLGVPAAKAP; from the coding sequence ATGACCCCGCTCCGCGCCGGCATCCTCGCGGCAATGGTCACGCTCGTGGCCGATCAGGCCTCAAAGCTCTGGCTGCTGAATGGATTCGACCTCGCCCGTCAGGGCGTGGTGAAGGTGATGCCGTTCTTCGACCTGGTGCTGGCCTGGAACATCGGGATCAGCTTCGGCTGGCTGCAAAACGACGGTCAGGCCGCGCAGTTCGCGCTGATGGCGGTGAAGGTCGTCGCGGTGATCGCGCTCGCGATCTGGATGGCACGGTCGCAGACCCGGCTCGCCACGGTGGCCCTGGGACTGATCATCGGCGGCGCCATCGGCAATGGCATCGACCGCCTGGCCTATGGCGCGGTGGTCGATTTCGCCCTGTTCCACATCGAAATCGGCGGAAATACCTATAATTGGTACGTCTTCAACCTGGCGGACGTGGCCATCGTTGCTGGGGTGGCGGCCCTATTGTATGATTCCTTCCTGGGGGTACCCGCCGCAAAAGCGCCCTGA
- a CDS encoding M16 family metallopeptidase translates to MSSHRSVACLFAALLSTSAFSVGSALAQTTVTSAPPASFTLSNGLQVVVIPDHRTPVVTEMIWYKVGSADETPGKSGLAHFLEHLMFKGTEKHPVGEFSQTVLRVGGNENASTSVDYTNYYQRVPREQLPTMMEFEADRMTGLILKDENVLPERDVVLEEYNMRVANSPDARLNEQIMAALYLNHPYGRPVIGWHQEIEKLNREDALAFYRRFYAPNNAILVIAGDVEAADIRPLVERNFGPIPAQPAIPARRIRPQEPEPAAPRTVTLSDPRVEQPSLRRNYLVPSATTAAAGESAALDVLAQLMGSGSNSYLYRALVVDKPLAVSASASYSSISLDPTQFAISASPKSGVTFADVEQAIDGVIADIVANPIRAEDLERVKTQLVAEAIYAQDNQAVLARWYGGALTTGLSIEDIRSWPDRIRAVTAEQVRQAAQKWLEKKRSVTGYLIKDTATAKREEKRS, encoded by the coding sequence ATGTCCTCACACCGATCGGTTGCCTGCCTCTTCGCCGCGCTGCTCTCGACATCTGCTTTCTCCGTCGGCAGCGCACTCGCCCAGACGACGGTCACGTCCGCACCGCCCGCCAGCTTCACGCTCAGCAACGGCCTCCAGGTTGTGGTGATTCCGGACCATCGCACGCCCGTCGTCACGGAGATGATCTGGTACAAGGTCGGCTCGGCCGACGAGACGCCGGGCAAGTCCGGCCTCGCCCACTTCCTCGAACACCTGATGTTCAAGGGCACGGAGAAGCACCCGGTCGGTGAGTTCTCGCAGACGGTGCTCCGCGTCGGCGGCAACGAGAACGCCTCGACCTCGGTCGACTACACCAACTACTACCAACGCGTGCCGCGCGAGCAACTGCCGACCATGATGGAATTCGAGGCCGATCGCATGACCGGCCTGATCCTCAAGGACGAGAATGTGCTGCCCGAACGCGACGTCGTGCTCGAAGAGTACAACATGCGCGTCGCCAACAGCCCCGACGCGCGGCTCAACGAGCAGATCATGGCCGCGCTCTATCTCAACCATCCCTATGGTCGGCCGGTCATCGGCTGGCACCAGGAGATCGAAAAACTCAATCGCGAGGATGCGCTCGCGTTCTACCGCCGCTTCTACGCGCCGAACAACGCGATCCTGGTGATCGCCGGCGACGTCGAGGCCGCCGACATACGTCCTCTGGTCGAACGCAATTTCGGCCCGATCCCGGCCCAGCCCGCGATCCCGGCACGACGTATCCGCCCGCAAGAGCCGGAGCCGGCGGCACCGCGCACCGTCACGCTCTCCGACCCGCGCGTCGAGCAGCCGAGCCTGCGTCGCAATTACCTGGTGCCATCGGCGACAACGGCCGCGGCCGGCGAGAGCGCCGCGCTCGACGTGCTGGCGCAGTTGATGGGCAGCGGCAGCAACTCCTATCTCTACCGTGCGCTCGTCGTCGACAAGCCGCTCGCGGTCTCCGCCAGCGCCAGCTATTCCAGCATCTCGCTCGACCCGACCCAGTTTGCGATCTCGGCCTCGCCGAAGTCCGGCGTCACCTTCGCAGACGTCGAGCAGGCCATCGACGGCGTCATCGCCGACATCGTTGCGAACCCGATCCGCGCCGAGGATCTCGAGCGGGTCAAGACCCAGCTCGTCGCTGAGGCGATCTACGCCCAGGACAATCAGGCGGTGCTGGCGCGCTGGTATGGCGGCGCACTGACCACGGGCCTCTCGATCGAGGACATAAGGAGCTGGCCTGACCGCATCCGCGCCGTCACCGCCGAGCAGGTCCGTCAAGCCGCGCAAAAATGGCTCGAGAAGAAGCGCTCGGTGACCGGCTATCTGATCAAGGACACCGCTACCGCCAAGCGCGAGGAGAAGCGTTCGTGA
- a CDS encoding M16 family metallopeptidase codes for MTHPFLRARHFLRIRHFALSVATGAALALASVSPSQAAAKIQHLVSPGGIEAWFVQDATVPLIAMEYSFAGGSAQDPKDKSGVANLVGDLLDEGSGDLDSKTFHERLDRRAIELSFSASRDTFRGSLRMLRDNKDEAFDLLRSALTSPHFDTADVERIRSQVISGLRRDTTNPTSLASRKFLEMTFGDHPYGQQTTGTLESVPTITVADMKDYVGRILAKDTLKIAVVGDVDPATLGKLLDHTFGSLPAKATLTPVPDVEAAKPPQRAFVPLDVPQTVITFGGPGVMRSDPNFMAAYVVNHILGGGGLSSRLYREVREKRGLAYSVFESLLWMEHSAVFIGNTGTRADRAGDTMDAIEKEVRRIADEGPTQKELDEAKSYLKGSQMLALDTSSKLAQALLQYQQDKLPIDYIEKRNGIVDAVTLDDAKAAAKRLWSQGLLTVIVGRAPQAAAQPAAAPATKSN; via the coding sequence GTGACCCATCCCTTCCTTCGCGCAAGACACTTCCTGCGCATACGTCACTTCGCGTTGTCCGTCGCCACCGGCGCGGCACTCGCGCTTGCCTCGGTCTCGCCTTCGCAGGCGGCAGCAAAAATCCAGCACCTGGTCTCGCCGGGCGGCATCGAGGCCTGGTTCGTCCAGGACGCAACCGTGCCGCTGATCGCCATGGAATATTCCTTTGCCGGCGGCTCGGCGCAGGATCCCAAGGACAAGTCCGGCGTCGCCAATCTCGTCGGCGACCTCCTCGACGAGGGCTCCGGCGATCTCGATTCCAAGACGTTCCATGAGCGGCTCGACCGCCGCGCCATCGAGCTCTCCTTCAGCGCCAGCCGCGACACCTTCCGCGGCAGCCTGCGCATGCTGCGCGACAACAAGGACGAGGCCTTCGACCTGTTGCGCTCGGCACTGACCTCGCCGCATTTCGACACGGCCGACGTCGAGCGCATTCGCTCGCAGGTCATCTCGGGGCTGCGCCGCGACACCACCAACCCGACCTCGCTCGCGAGCCGCAAATTCCTGGAGATGACCTTCGGCGATCATCCTTATGGCCAGCAGACCACCGGCACGCTGGAGAGCGTGCCGACCATCACGGTCGCCGACATGAAGGATTATGTCGGCCGCATCCTCGCCAAGGACACGCTGAAGATCGCAGTCGTCGGCGACGTCGATCCGGCCACCCTCGGCAAGCTGCTCGACCACACGTTTGGGAGCTTGCCTGCCAAAGCCACTCTGACGCCGGTCCCCGACGTCGAGGCCGCAAAGCCGCCGCAGCGCGCCTTCGTGCCGCTCGACGTGCCGCAGACCGTGATCACCTTCGGCGGCCCCGGCGTGATGCGCAGCGATCCGAACTTCATGGCGGCCTATGTCGTCAACCACATCCTAGGCGGCGGTGGCCTGTCCTCGCGGCTCTATCGCGAGGTCCGCGAGAAGCGCGGGCTGGCTTATTCCGTGTTCGAATCGCTGCTCTGGATGGAGCATTCGGCAGTCTTCATCGGCAACACCGGCACCCGGGCCGATCGCGCCGGTGACACCATGGATGCCATCGAGAAGGAAGTGCGCCGCATCGCCGACGAGGGCCCGACACAAAAGGAGCTCGACGAGGCCAAGTCCTACCTCAAGGGCTCGCAGATGCTGGCGCTCGACACCTCCTCCAAGCTCGCGCAAGCGCTGCTGCAATATCAGCAGGACAAGCTGCCGATCGACTATATCGAGAAGCGCAACGGCATCGTCGACGCGGTGACGCTGGACGACGCCAAGGCCGCCGCGAAGCGGCTGTGGAGCCAGGGGCTCCTGACCGTCATCGTCGGTCGCGCCCCGCAGGCCGCCGCACAGCCGGCGGCGGCACCGGCGACGAAGTCGAACTGA
- the arfB gene encoding alternative ribosome rescue aminoacyl-tRNA hydrolase ArfB, giving the protein MLRISRDLVIDEDDIEIGFVRASGPGGQNVNKVSTSAQLRFDTRKLTIPEDAAIRLARIAGQRMTKDGVIVIHAQRFRTQERNRQDAIDRLIEILSEAMIRPTPRRATRPTFASKQRRLDGKKRRSDVKAGRGGHFDD; this is encoded by the coding sequence ATGCTGCGGATATCCCGCGATCTCGTCATCGACGAGGACGACATCGAGATCGGCTTTGTCCGCGCCTCCGGCCCGGGCGGGCAGAACGTCAACAAGGTGTCGACTTCGGCCCAGCTGCGCTTCGACACGCGCAAGCTGACCATTCCGGAGGATGCGGCGATTCGGCTCGCCCGCATCGCCGGACAGCGCATGACCAAGGACGGCGTGATCGTGATCCATGCCCAGCGCTTTCGCACCCAGGAACGTAACCGGCAGGACGCCATCGACCGCCTCATCGAGATCCTGAGCGAAGCGATGATCCGGCCGACGCCGCGGCGCGCGACGCGGCCGACCTTTGCCTCCAAGCAACGCCGGCTCGACGGCAAGAAGCGCCGCAGCGACGTCAAGGCCGGTCGCGGCGGCCACTTCGACGACTAG
- a CDS encoding c-type cytochrome, with amino-acid sequence MRGVGLGLCTAMVLVVRASDAQMPLPVAKPPDGATLFRQQCAVCHTLSLSEPMRQGPPLVKIVGRPAGRVESFKYSEALAKADFSWDEVKLDAWLTNPQAVIPGVVMAYRQGKPETRTAIIAYLKELN; translated from the coding sequence ATGCGCGGAGTCGGGCTGGGATTGTGCACCGCGATGGTGCTGGTGGTGCGTGCTTCCGATGCACAGATGCCGTTGCCGGTCGCCAAGCCGCCGGATGGCGCGACGCTGTTCAGGCAGCAATGCGCCGTGTGCCACACATTGAGTCTGTCGGAACCGATGCGGCAAGGCCCGCCGCTGGTGAAGATCGTCGGCCGCCCCGCCGGCAGGGTTGAAAGTTTCAAATACTCGGAGGCGTTGGCGAAGGCGGATTTCAGCTGGGACGAGGTCAAGCTCGACGCCTGGCTGACCAATCCGCAAGCCGTCATCCCCGGCGTGGTCATGGCCTATCGCCAGGGCAAGCCGGAGACGCGCACCGCCATCATTGCCTATCTCAAGGAGCTGAACTAA
- a CDS encoding VOC family protein, translating into MAKPVHSMIRVRDETRSLDFYKRAFGLEVADYLKFTDFALIYLRHPSSPFEVELTVNFDRKEPYQLGDGYGHLAVVVEDLDAEHARFAREQLAPGPLRDFKHDGKTLARFFFVSDPDGYKIEVIQRGGRFG; encoded by the coding sequence ATGGCCAAGCCTGTCCATTCCATGATCCGCGTGCGCGATGAAACGCGATCCCTCGACTTCTATAAGCGTGCCTTCGGCCTCGAAGTCGCCGACTATCTGAAGTTCACAGACTTTGCCCTGATCTATCTGCGTCACCCCTCCTCACCTTTCGAGGTCGAGCTGACGGTCAATTTCGATCGCAAGGAACCGTACCAGCTCGGCGACGGCTACGGCCATCTCGCTGTGGTGGTCGAGGATCTCGATGCCGAACATGCCCGCTTCGCGCGCGAGCAGCTCGCACCGGGGCCGCTGCGCGACTTCAAGCACGACGGCAAGACGCTGGCGCGCTTCTTCTTCGTCAGCGATCCCGATGGCTACAAGATCGAGGTGATCCAGCGGGGCGGACGCTTCGGCTAA
- a CDS encoding gluconate 2-dehydrogenase subunit 3 family protein, with translation MREVDRRSKHSRRVFLKGAATAVPVVAVATNLSVSIEDAWAEEAGALSPATMKTLLKVARDIYPHDILGDSYYITAIKPWDDKAAKDASVKSLISDGIARLDQNARDRHKAPYAEVPWEADRVVLLKEIEQSDFFQKVRGDLVVSLYNQKEVWPRFGYEGSSAEHGGYINRGFADIDWLPKA, from the coding sequence ATGAGAGAAGTCGATCGTCGAAGCAAGCACAGCCGTCGTGTCTTTCTCAAGGGCGCGGCGACCGCCGTGCCGGTCGTGGCTGTCGCGACCAACCTCAGTGTCAGCATCGAGGATGCCTGGGCCGAAGAGGCCGGCGCACTTTCGCCCGCGACGATGAAGACGCTGCTGAAGGTCGCGCGCGACATCTATCCCCACGACATCCTCGGCGACAGCTACTACATCACCGCGATCAAGCCGTGGGACGACAAGGCGGCCAAGGATGCCTCCGTCAAGTCGCTGATCAGCGACGGCATTGCCAGGCTCGATCAGAACGCGAGGGATCGCCACAAGGCACCCTATGCCGAGGTGCCCTGGGAAGCCGATCGCGTGGTGCTCCTGAAGGAGATCGAGCAAAGCGACTTCTTCCAGAAGGTGCGCGGCGACCTCGTCGTCTCGCTCTACAACCAGAAAGAGGTCTGGCCGCGGTTCGGCTATGAGGGCTCCTCCGCCGAGCACGGCGGCTACATCAACCGCGGCTTCGCCGACATCGACTGGCTGCCGAAAGCCTAA